In a genomic window of Variovorax paradoxus:
- a CDS encoding aliphatic sulfonate ABC transporter substrate-binding protein, whose protein sequence is MNTPRLSSSALSRRLVLRAGAGAAIAAAATPLFAQTRAKTLRIGYQKFNTLNILKGTGRLEQALASAGVKVEWAEFLGGAQLSEALAAGAIDFGHASDGIGVFQQASGKGLVYLAAESPYPGGVGFLVPRDSPIRSVRDLKGKKVVTGRGYNTQYVLIRALEAAGLRYEDIEPVYIVTASDTVAAYQSGSVAAIGLWDPFLAGAQQATESRLLFDGTGLSGNRTYHFAQPEFARANADLLRTVFAELRKTNDWAQAHPAEVVATLAPQLKVEPKVLALATERRQYGVVALTPAIAREQQGLADVFAQLKLIPKPIEVKDAFLDLNLV, encoded by the coding sequence ATGAACACTCCCCGTTTGTCCTCCTCCGCGCTCTCGCGGCGCCTCGTGCTTCGCGCCGGCGCCGGTGCCGCCATCGCCGCGGCCGCCACGCCGCTGTTCGCGCAGACCCGCGCCAAGACCCTGCGCATCGGCTACCAGAAGTTCAACACGCTCAACATCCTCAAGGGCACGGGCCGGCTCGAGCAGGCGCTCGCGAGCGCGGGCGTGAAGGTGGAATGGGCCGAGTTCCTCGGCGGTGCACAGCTGTCGGAGGCGCTGGCCGCCGGCGCCATCGACTTCGGCCATGCCTCCGACGGCATCGGCGTGTTCCAGCAGGCCAGCGGCAAGGGCCTGGTCTACCTCGCGGCCGAGAGCCCCTACCCCGGCGGCGTCGGCTTCCTGGTGCCGCGCGATTCGCCGATCCGCTCCGTGCGCGACCTCAAGGGCAAGAAGGTGGTCACGGGCCGCGGCTACAACACGCAGTACGTGCTGATCCGCGCGCTCGAGGCCGCCGGCCTGCGCTACGAGGACATCGAGCCGGTCTACATCGTCACCGCCTCCGACACGGTGGCGGCCTACCAGTCGGGCAGCGTGGCGGCCATCGGCCTGTGGGACCCGTTCCTGGCCGGCGCGCAGCAGGCCACCGAATCGCGCCTGCTGTTCGACGGCACCGGCCTCAGCGGCAACCGCACCTACCACTTCGCGCAACCCGAGTTCGCGCGCGCCAATGCCGATCTGCTGCGCACCGTGTTCGCCGAGCTGCGCAAGACCAACGACTGGGCCCAGGCCCATCCGGCCGAGGTGGTGGCCACGCTGGCACCGCAGCTCAAGGTCGAGCCCAAGGTGCTGGCGCTGGCGACCGAACGGCGTCAATATGGCGTGGTCGCGCTCACGCCGGCCATCGCACGCGAACAGCAGGGCCTGGCCGACGTGTTCGCGCAGCTCAAGCTCATTCCCAAACCGATCGAGGTGAAGGACGCCTTCCTGGACCTGAACCTCGTCTGA
- a CDS encoding amino acid ABC transporter permease has protein sequence MTVFETLWDSLPYLLWGAFPQGPLGGVALTLLLSAGSAVASALLGLAGGIGLATARGGLKALLVLVLGFLRAIPVLMLIFWTYFLLPFAFGVSVPGVLSVMCALSLVGGAYLAHAVHAGIRGVGAGQWAAGLSLGLTRWGTLRVIVLPQALRMMLPSFVNQWVTLVKDSSLAYIVGVGELSFVAAQVNARTMVYPAEIFMLVGAIYWLLCSGLDRLANAWLRRARTEGAEAKNFSGKGLERFA, from the coding sequence ATGACGGTGTTCGAGACGCTGTGGGACAGCCTGCCGTACCTGCTGTGGGGCGCCTTTCCGCAGGGGCCGTTGGGCGGCGTCGCGCTCACGCTGCTGCTGAGCGCCGGCTCGGCCGTGGCCTCGGCGCTGCTGGGGCTGGCCGGGGGCATCGGGCTCGCCACGGCGCGCGGCGGCCTCAAGGCGCTGCTCGTGCTGGTGCTGGGCTTTCTGCGCGCGATCCCGGTGCTGATGCTGATCTTCTGGACCTACTTCCTGCTGCCCTTCGCCTTCGGCGTCAGCGTGCCGGGGGTGCTGTCGGTGATGTGCGCGCTGTCGCTGGTGGGCGGCGCCTACCTCGCGCATGCGGTGCACGCGGGCATCCGCGGCGTGGGAGCCGGGCAGTGGGCGGCGGGACTGTCGCTCGGGCTCACGCGCTGGGGCACCTTGCGCGTCATCGTGCTGCCGCAGGCGCTGCGCATGATGCTGCCCTCGTTCGTCAACCAGTGGGTCACGCTGGTGAAGGACAGCTCGCTGGCCTACATCGTCGGCGTGGGCGAACTGTCGTTCGTGGCCGCGCAGGTGAATGCGCGCACCATGGTCTATCCGGCCGAGATCTTCATGCTGGTGGGCGCGATCTACTGGCTGCTGTGCAGCGGGCTCGACCGGCTGGCGAATGCCTGGCTGCGGCGGGCGCGCACCGAGGGCGCCGAGGCCAAGAACTTTTCCGGAAAAGGTCTTGAACGCTTCGCATAA
- a CDS encoding ABC transporter substrate-binding protein — translation MTRSTFILSSLALAIGSFTLAGAAWADRLDDVKKAGVLRVAAFDGNPPFGYIDPASKKQVGHDIDLATEFAKSLGVKIELVPTNPANRIPLLTSGKADVVFASFTITDERAKAVDFTTPYFLVGQQFLAKKGLLKDVAQINEIRIGTEKGTTMESNLRKNYPEAKVVLYDDSPFALAALRNGNVQAITNDGVKLTAQWNALPDKEKYEIPAITVSKEYLGAAVPKGETRLLEALNTWLAESEKNGRALAIYDTWFGPNSKAPLPRLLKIGDQRVASR, via the coding sequence ATGACCCGCAGCACATTCATTCTCTCGAGCCTGGCACTGGCCATCGGCTCCTTCACCCTGGCCGGCGCCGCCTGGGCCGACCGGCTCGATGATGTCAAGAAGGCCGGCGTCCTGCGCGTGGCCGCCTTCGACGGCAATCCGCCGTTCGGCTACATCGACCCGGCCAGCAAGAAGCAGGTGGGCCACGACATCGACCTCGCGACCGAGTTCGCGAAAAGCCTGGGCGTGAAGATCGAGCTGGTGCCGACCAACCCCGCCAACCGCATCCCGCTGCTGACCTCGGGGAAGGCCGACGTGGTGTTCGCGAGCTTCACCATCACCGACGAGCGCGCCAAGGCGGTGGACTTCACCACGCCGTACTTCCTGGTCGGTCAGCAATTCCTTGCGAAGAAGGGCCTGCTGAAGGACGTGGCGCAGATCAACGAGATCCGCATCGGCACCGAGAAGGGCACGACGATGGAATCGAACCTGCGCAAGAACTACCCCGAGGCCAAGGTCGTGCTCTACGACGACTCGCCGTTCGCGCTGGCCGCGCTGCGCAACGGCAATGTGCAGGCCATCACCAACGACGGCGTGAAGCTCACCGCGCAGTGGAACGCGCTGCCCGACAAGGAGAAGTACGAGATCCCGGCGATCACGGTCTCGAAGGAGTACCTGGGCGCGGCCGTGCCCAAGGGCGAGACCCGGCTGCTCGAGGCGCTCAACACCTGGCTGGCCGAGAGCGAGAAGAACGGCCGCGCGCTGGCGATCTACGACACCTGGTTCGGCCCGAACAGCAAGGCGCCGCTGCCGCGCCTGCTGAAGATCGGCGACCAGCGCGTGGCCTCGCGCTGA
- a CDS encoding amino acid ABC transporter permease — MREQLLAPRYLGWLLDGWLTTMWSSLLVVAGATVLGVVVAAGRSSDRPALRRATAAYVSLFRNTPLLVQLFFWYFGAPSVLPEAAREWLYAGHVLSFELLSALVGLTLYAAAYVGEDIRSGIRGVPVGQTLAASALGFTRAQVLAQVVLPQALRIALPPLLGQYMNIVKNTSLAMAVGLVELSYASRQVEAETFKTFQAFGIATLLYIATIGAIELLAAWAARRQARAA; from the coding sequence CTGCGCGAGCAGCTGCTCGCGCCGCGCTACCTGGGCTGGCTGCTCGACGGCTGGCTGACGACGATGTGGAGTTCGCTGCTGGTGGTGGCCGGGGCCACGGTGCTGGGGGTGGTGGTCGCGGCCGGCCGTTCCTCGGACCGGCCCGCGCTGCGGCGCGCCACCGCGGCCTACGTTTCGCTGTTCCGCAACACGCCGCTGCTGGTGCAGCTCTTCTTCTGGTACTTCGGCGCGCCCTCGGTGTTGCCCGAGGCCGCGCGCGAATGGCTCTACGCGGGCCACGTGCTGTCCTTCGAGCTGCTGTCGGCGCTGGTCGGGCTCACGCTCTACGCGGCCGCCTACGTGGGCGAGGACATCCGCTCGGGCATCCGCGGCGTGCCCGTGGGCCAGACGCTGGCCGCGTCGGCACTGGGCTTCACGCGCGCCCAGGTACTGGCGCAGGTAGTGCTGCCGCAGGCGCTGCGCATCGCGCTGCCGCCGCTCCTGGGCCAGTACATGAACATCGTCAAGAACACCTCGCTCGCGATGGCGGTCGGGCTGGTCGAGCTGTCCTATGCCTCGCGGCAAGTCGAGGCCGAGACCTTCAAGACCTTCCAGGCCTTCGGCATCGCGACCTTGCTCTACATCGCGACCATCGGCGCGATCGAGCTGCTGGCGGCCTGGGCCGCGCGGCGGCAGGCGAGGGCGGCATGA
- the solA gene encoding N-methyl-L-tryptophan oxidase — translation MTSSSHHDVIVIGLGALGAATLHQLSQRGARVLGIDQFAPPHELGSSHGDSRITRLAIGEGDECVPFVQRSHAIWRDLEARTGRSLMTTTGGLVLAPQGRVAEHHGKPDFVRRTIACAERFGIAHEVLDAAGIRARFPQFQLQGDEIGYHEREAGFVRPEAAIEAQLAVARAAGAQIRTGEKVLAVEPVGNGDTVRVRTDSASFEAGRVVVAAGAWLPEFLGRQARADWQRDFSVHRQVMHWFDTGAAAADFAPGRFPVFIWMFGDGPEDYMYGFPSSDPAQPALKVATEQYVEATTPDDIDRSVRPEESAAMFRERVAGRFPRIEGRALKARACMYTVTPDRRFVIDALDGVPGVLVVSACSGHGFKHSAGLGDAIADHVLGRASTLDLSPFARQRLLEKPAA, via the coding sequence TTGACTTCCAGCTCCCACCACGACGTCATCGTCATCGGTCTCGGCGCGCTCGGCGCCGCCACGCTGCACCAGCTCTCGCAACGCGGCGCGCGTGTGCTCGGCATCGACCAGTTCGCGCCGCCGCACGAGCTCGGTTCCTCGCACGGCGATTCGCGCATCACGCGGCTCGCGATCGGCGAAGGCGACGAGTGCGTGCCCTTCGTGCAGCGCTCGCACGCGATCTGGCGCGACCTGGAAGCGCGCACCGGCCGTTCGCTGATGACCACCACCGGCGGCCTGGTGCTGGCACCGCAGGGCCGCGTGGCCGAGCACCACGGCAAGCCCGACTTCGTGCGCCGCACCATCGCCTGCGCCGAGCGCTTCGGCATCGCGCACGAGGTGCTCGACGCGGCCGGCATCCGCGCGCGCTTCCCGCAGTTCCAGCTGCAGGGCGACGAGATCGGCTACCACGAGCGCGAGGCCGGCTTCGTGCGGCCCGAGGCGGCGATCGAGGCCCAGCTCGCGGTGGCGCGCGCCGCGGGCGCGCAGATCCGCACCGGAGAGAAGGTGCTGGCCGTCGAACCCGTGGGCAACGGCGACACCGTGCGCGTGCGCACCGACAGCGCGAGCTTCGAGGCCGGGCGCGTCGTGGTCGCGGCCGGTGCCTGGCTGCCCGAGTTCCTGGGCCGGCAGGCGCGCGCCGACTGGCAGCGCGACTTCTCGGTGCACCGCCAGGTCATGCACTGGTTCGACACCGGCGCGGCCGCCGCCGACTTCGCGCCCGGCCGCTTCCCGGTCTTCATCTGGATGTTCGGCGACGGCCCCGAGGACTACATGTACGGCTTTCCGTCCTCCGACCCCGCGCAGCCCGCGCTCAAGGTCGCGACCGAGCAGTACGTGGAAGCCACCACGCCCGACGACATCGACCGCAGCGTGCGGCCCGAGGAGAGCGCCGCGATGTTCCGCGAGCGCGTGGCCGGGCGCTTTCCCCGGATCGAGGGCCGCGCCCTCAAGGCCCGTGCCTGCATGTACACCGTGACGCCCGACCGCCGCTTCGTCATCGACGCGCTCGACGGCGTGCCCGGCGTGCTGGTGGTCTCGGCCTGCTCAGGCCATGGCTTCAAGCACTCGGCCGGTCTCGGCGACGCCATCGCCGATCATGTGCTGGGGCGCGCGAGCACGCTCGACCTCTCGCCCTTTGCCCGCCAGCGCCTGCTGGAGAAGCCCGCTGCGTGA
- a CDS encoding ketopantoate reductase family protein, with product MRFLVVGAGALGGYFGGRLLAAGRDVTFLLRARRAAQIAATGLVIQSPQGNLHIPSPPHVSAENIGGPYDVVVVGSKAYDLASTMDSFAPAVGPETLILPLLNGMQHIDALVERFGEDRVLGGLCLISATLDDEGRVLHLNDSHGLTYGDRAGGIPPRIQAIQRQFEGAGFEAKASDSVLQDMWEKWVFIASIAGLTSLMRGSIGDVAAAGGQDVALALFDECAAIAAHNGFTVRPGAVERGHAFMTAAGSPITASMYKDLARGGAVEADHILGDLLSRAPQPAPAVPSVLRVAYVHLKAYEVQRARAQAAAN from the coding sequence ATGAGATTTCTGGTGGTGGGTGCCGGCGCACTCGGTGGTTATTTCGGTGGCCGCCTGCTGGCGGCGGGACGCGACGTCACTTTCCTGCTGCGCGCGCGACGCGCGGCGCAGATCGCGGCCACCGGCCTCGTGATCCAGAGCCCGCAGGGCAACCTGCACATCCCCTCGCCGCCCCACGTGTCGGCCGAGAACATCGGCGGCCCCTACGACGTGGTCGTGGTCGGCAGCAAGGCCTACGACCTGGCCTCGACCATGGATTCGTTCGCGCCCGCCGTCGGCCCCGAGACCCTGATCCTGCCGCTGCTCAACGGCATGCAGCACATCGACGCCCTGGTCGAGCGCTTCGGCGAGGACCGCGTGCTCGGCGGCCTGTGCCTGATCTCCGCCACGCTCGACGACGAGGGCCGCGTGCTGCACCTCAACGACTCGCACGGCCTCACCTACGGCGACCGCGCGGGCGGCATCCCGCCGCGCATCCAGGCGATCCAGCGGCAGTTCGAGGGCGCGGGCTTCGAGGCCAAGGCCAGCGACAGCGTGCTGCAGGACATGTGGGAGAAGTGGGTCTTCATCGCCTCGATCGCCGGCCTCACCAGCCTGATGCGCGGCTCCATCGGCGACGTGGCCGCCGCGGGCGGCCAGGACGTGGCGCTGGCCCTGTTCGACGAATGCGCCGCCATCGCCGCGCACAACGGCTTCACGGTGCGCCCCGGCGCCGTCGAGCGCGGCCATGCCTTCATGACCGCGGCCGGCTCGCCGATCACCGCCTCGATGTACAAGGACCTCGCGCGCGGCGGTGCCGTCGAGGCCGACCACATCCTCGGCGACCTGCTGAGCCGCGCACCGCAGCCCGCGCCCGCCGTGCCCTCGGTGCTGCGCGTCGCCTATGTGCATCTCAAGGCCTACGAGGTGCAGCGCGCCCGCGCGCAGGCGGCGGCGAACTGA